A region from the Candidatus Neptunochlamydia vexilliferae genome encodes:
- a CDS encoding CDP-alcohol phosphatidyltransferase family protein produces the protein MLEKSLRPTYDRLLIAPLLPRLAQIRPGWITLLATLTGLLIPLCLYLHASFAALLLLTATGFFDTLDGALARHRTLTSPKGAVLDTVSDRLVEWAILLGLHLYAPDSRGLISLLMLGSVFLCVTTFLVVGIFQENQSSKSFHYSPGLMERAEAFIFFSLMILAPQFFTPLALIFMGLTLLTAFIRISQLIKS, from the coding sequence ATGCTAGAGAAAAGCCTTAGGCCCACCTACGACCGCCTTCTCATCGCGCCCCTTCTTCCCCGCCTTGCCCAAATCCGCCCTGGCTGGATCACCCTCCTCGCCACCCTCACCGGCCTCCTCATTCCCCTTTGCCTCTACCTCCACGCCTCATTTGCCGCCCTCCTCCTCCTTACCGCCACCGGCTTTTTCGACACTCTCGACGGCGCGCTGGCTCGCCATCGCACCCTCACCTCCCCTAAAGGGGCTGTCCTCGACACCGTTTCCGACCGCCTTGTCGAATGGGCCATTCTACTCGGCCTCCACCTCTATGCCCCTGATAGTAGAGGGCTTATATCCCTTCTCATGCTCGGGAGTGTCTTTCTGTGCGTGACCACCTTCCTAGTGGTGGGAATTTTCCAAGAAAACCAGTCGAGCAAGAGCTTCCACTATAGCCCCGGACTGATGGAGCGGGCTGAGGCATTTATCTTCTTTAGCCTCATGATCCTAGCTCCTCAGTTTTTCACCCCTTTGGCCCTTATTTTCATGGGGTTAACCCTTCTAACCGCATTTATTCGCATCTCACAGCTTATTAAATCATAA